The Pseudomonas sp. HOU2 DNA window CAAGACCAACGGTTTTGCGGCCACCACGCTGGACCAGATCGCGGTCCAGGCCGGGGTGTCTGCGCCGACGGTGGTCAATTACTTTGGCGGCAAGCAGGAGATCTTGCTGGCCTTGCTCAAGCAACCGGACGAGCAGGCCATGCGCGAGGCGCGGGCCAATCTGGATGACGACAGCGATCCGCTGGAGGCGTTGTGCGAGTTCGAAGGCTTGATGACTGACTACCAACTGCAAGCCATGCCGGCCTCGCTGTGGCGTGAATTGGCACCGTTTCTACTGACGGGTGAGTTGGCGCTGGCGTTGAGCCCGTGGAATGCGGCGGTGATCGAAGAAACCAAGGCCCTGCTCGGGCATTTTCAGGCGCAGGGCAAGGTGCGGGCGACGGTAGATCTGGACGTGGCGGCGACGCTGTTCAATCAGTACGCGAACATGGCGTTTATCCGTCTGGCGACCGAGCCTGAGCCGGACCGGGCGGCACATGCCGAACACATGCGCGGTGTGCTGGGTTTGATCTGTCATGGCATTTTGAGCAGCGAGTAGTGGTTTTCAGGTTTTCGGCAACCACGGCTGCATCAACTCCAGCATCCCGCGTCCGCCTCGGCGGAGCCCGGCGGCCATGGCCAGCCACGACAGCTCGGTAATGATCACTTCGCGGGCGTGCAGCAAGCGCACTTCGCCCGCCGTGCCACCGGCCGTTCCGCCATCCGGCATGTACACGGTCATCCAGTCACCGACACTTTCCACCACCAGACACAGACGCCAGCCTTGTTCCTCGGCAATCAGGCCGACCTTCGAGCCGTCAGGGTTTTCCATCCCGGCAAAGCGTGTGGTGGTGTCCTTGAACAACTGGTAACCCGGCAGATTGCTCAGGACCTTGTCTACACCGTTTTCGATCGCTCGGGCCGCGGTGGAAGTGCGGGCCAGCAGACCGGCGAGAAAACACAGCACAATCAAACCGAACAACGTCGCCAGCGTGATCAGGGTCACGCCGGCAACGTCGTGCCCGGCAAACATCGGCAGCAGCTTCTCCACGGGGCCACGCAACAGGTGGATGGCTTTTTCCAGCAGGACGAAAATCAGCACCAAGGGCAGAATGAACAGCAGCCCGCCGATCACGGTGGTTTTGATGAACTTGAACATGGCAGCTCCTTGCTGAATTCCTTCAGTGACACGAAGCAAGGCTAGCTGAATAAAATGCCGAGGCCGACTGGCGACGAACAAGGAGCAGGGCGCATGAGCGCTGGCGCGACATCTGGCTCGATTGCACCCAGAGCATGAGTGGATTCAGCGATTGCAACTGACTGAAAAATACTCCCAACTCAACGAATGACTGTGGCGAGGGAGCTTGCTCCCGCTGGGGCGCGAAGCGGCCCTGCTGTTGAGGGACTGCTGTGCAGTCCAGCGGGAGCAAGCTCCCTCGCCACAACAGACTTGTTCATCAGTAGATATGGCTAACGACGGGTCGCCAGGTAGGACTGCCCAAGATCGCTGGCCCAACTGTCCAGCACCGCTTTGACGTCATCGGCGGTCAGCACCTGTTTGTCGTTTTCCAGCGGCAGCCCGATGCCCTTGCGCACGACTTCGGCGACCACTTCGCCGGTGGAGCCGTCCTCGAATGAGACTTCGGTGGTGATTTCGCTGTCCTGATCGCGGATGCCGGTGGCGGTGCTCACACCTGCAGCGACCAGCGTCACCGGTAGCCATTCATAAAAGCGCAGGCCCTGGGTGCTGGCGGCGACGCGGGTGATCGCCGGTCTGACGGTCAGGGTGTTCGGGCCGGGTAGCGGCACCAGGCGCATGACCTTGCCCAGTTCCAGCCTGAGCGCGGCGTCGTAGTACTCGGTGACGCCGGACAGCGTGCTCAGCGGGATCCGCTCGCTCGGCGCGGCGCTGGGGTAGAACTGGCTGGGCGCCAGATAGACCTGGGTGTAACGCCCCCGGGCCAATGCCGGGCTGACCCAACTCAACACCGTCTGCCCCGATGGCGACTGGTGCTCGCTGAGCACGCTGTAATCGTGCAGGAATCCGGTGTACTTCTGCGGTTCGACGGTTTTGCTGCTGCAGGCCGACAGGCTCAGGGACGCCGTACACAGCACCGACATCAAGCAATGGCTTCTGATCATGCGAATCCTTGTTTTGCGCTGTTGCCCCGCGTGGTTCAAGCGCGGGAAGTGATGGGGGAGGAGAGCGGCGGGGTGTTGTCCGAGCATTCGATGTGCAGACGGCCGTGGCTCATGATCCATTGGATGAGGTCGGCGGTCGGAATCGAATGCACGTACTCGACCCATTGCGAATCGCTGGGGCCGTACTGCTCGAAATAGCGGCGCAAGACGATACGGCTTTGGTCATCTGACAGGCCCAGGCAAAACTCCTGAAACAACAGCGGCGTATCCTGCTCGGGCGCGCTGGTGCGCTGGCTGAGAATCAACGGATAGCGGGCGTCGTGGCCCTCGGCGGTATAACGGTTGTGCAATGCGCTCATTGAAAGCCCCCCGGTTGTCGATGGCGTGCAGGGTGCCTGAGGGGTTTTGCCGCAGAATGTCTGCTTGATGTCCGGGACGACGGAATGTTGCTCGATTGAAATATATGACCCGCCCGCCAGAATAGTTTTAGATGCGTTCTTTTTTTGGCCTGAGGATCCTGTGCCCGTGAGCAGACTGCTGATCGTCGACGATGACGTGGAAATTCTCGCCCTGCTGAAGAAGTTCTTCGTCCAGCACGCCTACGAGGTCGATGTCGCCGCTGACGGCGCAGCGATGTGGGCGGCGATTGCGCAGCAGCGCCCGGACACGATCATTCTCGACCTGATGCTGCCCGGCGAAGGTGGCCTGAGCCTGTGCCAGAAAGTGCGGGCGCAGATGGGCATTCCGATCATCATGCTGACCGCCATGGGCGAATTGAGCGACCGGATTGTCGGCCTTGAACTGGGCGCCGATGACTACGTCACCAAACCGTTCGCCCCGCGTGAACTGTTGGCCCGTCTGCGCGCCGTGCAGCGTCGCGCCGGTGAGCAGGTCAGCCCGGCGAGTGAACCGGCGCGGCCGGTGATCGCCTTCGCCGGTTGGCATCTGGATATCACTTGTCGCGAACTGCGCTCCCCGGAAAACGTGATGATTCCGCTGTCCGGTGGCGAGTTCGATCTGCTGGTGGTGTTTCTCGAACACCCGCAGCGCATTCTTACCCGCGAACAATTGATCGACCTGTCTCGCGGTCAGGGCCACGACGCCTTTGATCGCAGCATCGACGTGCAAGTCAGCCGCCTGCGGCGCAAGATCGAGCCGGACAGCAAACGCCCGGACCTGATTCGCACCGTGCGCAACGGTGGTTACATGTTTACCGCCAAGGTCACTCGTTCATGATCCGTCGATTCCTCCGCCGTGATCCGTTGAGTCGGCGGATCGCCCTGACCATCGTCGCGGCCATGCTCGCTTCGCTGGCACTGAATTTCCTGTTCGTGGAGGTTGCCGGAACCTGGGCGCGGCCACCGATTGAACGCACCGGGTTGCTGGAGCAGATCGCCGCGACCGTCAAGGTGATCGAGGCTGCGCCCGCGCCTTTACGCCCGAAACTGGCGCAGGCGGCAACCGGCCCGGCGCTGGAGGTGACGTGGCATGCACAACGGGGCGAGTTCGGATTGCCAACGGCGGGTACGCAGCTTGTCGCCGACAAGACGTCGGGCTTGCATCAGTTGTTTGGCTATGAGCGAGACATTCGGGTGTTCAACCCCGGTGACTGGCCGAGTGGCAGCCCGCTCGGCCGCTATGCGGCGCTGATTCAATTGCCGGATGCCAGCTGGTTGCTGTTCTCTTCGCCCGAGCGCTCCTGGGGCCTGGACATCGGCACACGCATCGCAATCATCATCGCGCTGGGCCTGATCGCTACCGTGCTGGTGGCCTGGCTGGCCACAAGGCAACTGGCCCAGCCACTGCAACGTTTCGCCAGCGCCGCCCGGCGTTTCGGCGGCGACCTGCGCGCGCCGCCGATCAAGATCGAAGGCCCGGACGAGATCCGTCAGGCGATCATCGCCTTCAACACCATGCAGGCGCAGATTCAGCACTACATCAGCGAGCGCACGCACATGCTCGCGTCGATTTCCCACGACTTGCGGGCACCGCTGACCCGCATGCGCCTGCGCAGCGAGTTCATGGAGGATCTCGATCATCAGGACAAACTGATTCGCGACATCGAAGAAATGCGCCTGATGATCAACTCCGCGCTGGCGTTTTTCCGTGAGGACACCCAGCCGGAACCCACCACCGCGTTCGACCTGTCGGAACTGCTGCAGACGATCGTCGACGACTATCGCGACCAGAACATCGCTAT harbors:
- a CDS encoding ATP-binding protein; protein product: MIRRFLRRDPLSRRIALTIVAAMLASLALNFLFVEVAGTWARPPIERTGLLEQIAATVKVIEAAPAPLRPKLAQAATGPALEVTWHAQRGEFGLPTAGTQLVADKTSGLHQLFGYERDIRVFNPGDWPSGSPLGRYAALIQLPDASWLLFSSPERSWGLDIGTRIAIIIALGLIATVLVAWLATRQLAQPLQRFASAARRFGGDLRAPPIKIEGPDEIRQAIIAFNTMQAQIQHYISERTHMLASISHDLRAPLTRMRLRSEFMEDLDHQDKLIRDIEEMRLMINSALAFFREDTQPEPTTAFDLSELLQTIVDDYRDQNIAIDFSGPAHLVYEGRPLAIKRVIVNLLENAEKYAQHPVIALSSDGYSVCIDVSDNGPGIPEASLQRVFDPFFRLETSRNRETGGVGLGLSAARAIVRDQGGELKLSNRSSGGLLARVELPL
- a CDS encoding DUF3313 domain-containing protein, whose protein sequence is MIRSHCLMSVLCTASLSLSACSSKTVEPQKYTGFLHDYSVLSEHQSPSGQTVLSWVSPALARGRYTQVYLAPSQFYPSAAPSERIPLSTLSGVTEYYDAALRLELGKVMRLVPLPGPNTLTVRPAITRVAASTQGLRFYEWLPVTLVAAGVSTATGIRDQDSEITTEVSFEDGSTGEVVAEVVRKGIGLPLENDKQVLTADDVKAVLDSWASDLGQSYLATRR
- a CDS encoding response regulator, with protein sequence MSRLLIVDDDVEILALLKKFFVQHAYEVDVAADGAAMWAAIAQQRPDTIILDLMLPGEGGLSLCQKVRAQMGIPIIMLTAMGELSDRIVGLELGADDYVTKPFAPRELLARLRAVQRRAGEQVSPASEPARPVIAFAGWHLDITCRELRSPENVMIPLSGGEFDLLVVFLEHPQRILTREQLIDLSRGQGHDAFDRSIDVQVSRLRRKIEPDSKRPDLIRTVRNGGYMFTAKVTRS
- a CDS encoding TetR/AcrR family transcriptional regulator, whose product is MSGLRERQKEQRREVIAQAALELFKTNGFAATTLDQIAVQAGVSAPTVVNYFGGKQEILLALLKQPDEQAMREARANLDDDSDPLEALCEFEGLMTDYQLQAMPASLWRELAPFLLTGELALALSPWNAAVIEETKALLGHFQAQGKVRATVDLDVAATLFNQYANMAFIRLATEPEPDRAAHAEHMRGVLGLICHGILSSE